In one window of Bizionia sp. M204 DNA:
- a CDS encoding universal stress protein: MKNILLPTDFSDNSFQAIGYALQLFEQDVCKFYLLHTYTPVIYNMDYMQGSTAQFELMDAVRSASVDGLKRFEAKINAAYKNSNHTIESISSFNTLTQEVKNIVAKKNVDFIVMGTQGATGAKEVLFGSNAVHVFKNATCPVLAIPKETKFKAPKNLLFPTDYGINYQDKNIQPIIKISKPHNSQVHVMHVSFGDDLTDEQRQNQETLKRYLEKTPHDFHDIRNDAVSAAIVDFQKQQSVDMLVMINNKHSFFENLFFKSRINQIGFHIGIPFLVIPS; encoded by the coding sequence ATGAAAAATATTTTATTACCAACAGATTTTTCCGACAATTCGTTTCAAGCCATTGGCTATGCTTTGCAGCTTTTTGAACAGGATGTTTGTAAGTTTTATTTGTTACATACCTACACACCCGTAATTTATAATATGGATTATATGCAAGGTTCTACAGCGCAGTTTGAGCTCATGGACGCTGTTAGAAGCGCCTCTGTTGATGGCTTGAAGCGTTTTGAGGCTAAAATTAATGCAGCCTATAAAAATTCAAACCATACCATAGAGAGCATTTCATCATTTAATACTTTAACACAAGAAGTTAAAAACATAGTAGCCAAAAAAAATGTAGATTTTATTGTTATGGGAACTCAAGGAGCTACAGGTGCTAAAGAAGTGCTTTTTGGAAGTAACGCTGTTCATGTGTTTAAAAATGCTACCTGCCCGGTTTTAGCTATTCCTAAAGAAACCAAATTTAAAGCGCCTAAAAACCTGCTATTTCCTACAGATTATGGTATTAATTATCAGGACAAAAACATACAACCTATAATTAAAATTTCCAAACCACATAACTCCCAGGTACATGTCATGCACGTCTCTTTTGGTGATGATTTAACTGATGAACAAAGGCAGAATCAAGAAACGTTGAAGCGGTATCTTGAAAAAACGCCGCATGATTTTCACGATATTCGTAATGATGCCGTTTCTGCGGCTATTGTAGATTTTCAGAAGCAGCAATCTGTAGATATGTTAGTTATGATAAACAATAAGCATTCATTTTTTGAAAACCTCTTTTTTAAATCTAGAATTAATCAAATCGGTTTTCATATTGGTATTCCATTTTTGGTAATTCCATCGTAA